In Bacteroides sp., the following proteins share a genomic window:
- a CDS encoding cupin domain-containing protein, producing the protein MIKKNTPVTAPAVPAAVNGHIMHSDSRAEAILLTLLPGEEIAMHKNPFDVLFCGISGKATLISPSMTETIEAGETIFVTADEDRAWKNNHTLPAKILVVKILK; encoded by the coding sequence ATGATCAAGAAAAACACTCCAGTCACTGCTCCCGCAGTACCTGCAGCCGTCAATGGCCACATCATGCATAGTGACTCCCGTGCAGAAGCCATCCTCCTTACCCTTCTTCCCGGAGAGGAAATTGCAATGCACAAAAATCCATTCGACGTTTTGTTTTGCGGCATCTCAGGTAAAGCAACCCTGATATCCCCTTCAATGACAGAAACCATTGAAGCGGGTGAGACCATCTTTGTGACAGCTGATGAGGATCGGGCCTGGAAAAACAACCATACCCTGCCTGCAAAAATCCTGGTAGTAAAGATCTTGAAATAG